From Nocardioides sp. HDW12B, the proteins below share one genomic window:
- a CDS encoding XRE family transcriptional regulator has protein sequence MTETTRIPTGAGGEMHEVLENVGPRLKALRLERGATLSALATTTGISVSTLSRLESGQRKPTLELLLPLARAHQVPLDELVDAPETGDPRVHAKPIKRHGQTIIPLTRRPGGLQAYKLVIPPRYPAERDRRLRTHEGYEWLYVLSGSLHLHLGAKVFDLGPGEVVEFDTRVPHLVANHAAVPAEALALFGPQGERMHVRND, from the coding sequence ATGACCGAGACGACGAGGATCCCGACCGGGGCCGGCGGCGAGATGCACGAGGTGCTCGAGAACGTCGGCCCCCGGCTCAAGGCCCTCCGCCTCGAGCGCGGCGCCACGCTGAGCGCCCTGGCGACGACCACCGGCATCTCGGTGAGCACCCTGTCCCGGCTGGAGTCCGGTCAGCGCAAGCCGACCCTGGAGCTGCTGCTGCCGCTCGCCCGCGCCCACCAGGTGCCGCTGGACGAGCTGGTGGACGCGCCCGAGACCGGTGACCCCCGGGTGCACGCGAAGCCGATCAAGCGGCACGGGCAGACGATCATCCCGCTGACCCGCCGCCCCGGCGGGTTGCAGGCCTACAAGCTGGTCATCCCGCCGCGCTACCCCGCCGAGCGCGACCGCCGGCTGCGCACCCACGAGGGCTACGAGTGGCTCTACGTGCTCTCCGGCAGCCTCCACCTGCACCTCGGGGCGAAGGTCTTCGACCTCGGCCCGGGCGAGGTCGTGGAGTTCGACACCCGGGTGCCGCACCTGGTCGCCAACCACGCCGCCGTACCGGCCGAGGCGCTGGCGCTCTTCGGGCCGCAGGGCGAGCGGATGCACGTCCGCAACGACTGA
- a CDS encoding class I SAM-dependent methyltransferase — protein MTTPAPYDHAPHDHAADGTDRAVDPAEEFRALFEPEGWDERYAGSGRTWSGRPNAQLVTEAGRLAPRAAGAAGTALDLGCGEGGDVVWLAQQGWHVTGADFSQAGLERARAHAEEAGAAGQCDWWQVDARDLDADGRTWDLVTTHFLHPADGGMVAVVRRLADAVAPGGHLLVVGHAPVPDMPGPSWRTSAMFRAADLVPGLEGTGLDVVTVDQRPRRQVHDGHDMDVEDSVLLARRPA, from the coding sequence ATGACCACACCCGCGCCGTACGACCACGCCCCCCACGACCACGCCGCCGACGGCACCGACCGGGCTGTCGACCCGGCCGAGGAGTTCCGCGCCTTGTTCGAGCCGGAGGGCTGGGACGAGCGGTACGCCGGGTCGGGTCGCACCTGGAGCGGGCGTCCCAACGCCCAGCTCGTCACCGAGGCGGGGCGGCTGGCCCCCCGTGCCGCGGGAGCCGCCGGGACCGCGCTCGACCTCGGCTGCGGCGAGGGCGGTGACGTGGTCTGGCTGGCCCAGCAGGGCTGGCACGTCACCGGGGCCGACTTCTCGCAGGCCGGCCTCGAGCGGGCGCGCGCCCACGCCGAGGAGGCCGGCGCGGCCGGGCAGTGCGACTGGTGGCAGGTCGACGCCCGCGACCTCGACGCCGACGGGCGGACCTGGGACCTCGTCACGACCCACTTCCTCCACCCCGCCGACGGCGGCATGGTCGCCGTCGTGCGCCGGCTCGCGGACGCAGTGGCCCCGGGGGGTCACCTGCTCGTGGTCGGGCACGCGCCGGTGCCGGACATGCCCGGGCCGAGCTGGCGCACCTCCGCGATGTTCCGGGCCGCGGACCTGGTGCCCGGGCTCGAGGGCACCGGGCTCGACGTCGTCACCGTGGACCAGCGGCCGCGCCGCCAGGTCCACGACGGCCACGACATGGACGTCGAGGACTCCGTGCTCCTCGCCCGCCGACCCGCCTGA